The following coding sequences lie in one Arachis ipaensis cultivar K30076 chromosome B03, Araip1.1, whole genome shotgun sequence genomic window:
- the LOC110270327 gene encoding NDR1/HIN1-like protein 13 isoform X1, which translates to MERQEDHQGRDDADDRAISTLVLPPPPGQGQRQQDTYIVQFPKDQVYHVPPRENALIAEKYRNPTKPKKRECNCGCFSPRVLITTAIIIISILAIVGITLATLFLIYKPTKPKFEVTHISVKTVRGGKNSPPPPPQYEITLTAHNRNKKLGLQYANNADISMTTFENTKVARGTWFPALKQEKGNSTEVNINLTGTSERLHRALEKSKNVTLDLDMKLWVKMTTVRMKTGPLESKIACKIMVSNLGNGTKILSQDCGTQIKIG; encoded by the coding sequence ATGGAAAGGCAGGAGGACCACCAAGGTCGAGATGACGCGGATGATCGCGCCATCTCGACCCTAGTGTTACCGCCGCCTCCTGGGCAAGGGCAACGCCAACAGGACACCTACATCGTCCAATTCCCAAAGGACCAAGTCTACCACGTGCCGCCGCGCGAGAATGCCCTCATCGCCGAGAAATACCGGAACCCAACAAAACCAAAGAAAAGGGAATGCAATTGCGGTTGCTTCTCTCCCCGTGTGTTGATCACCACCGCCATAATAATCATCTCCATCCTCGCCATTGTTGGCATTACCCTTGCCACCTTGTTCTTAATCTACAAACCAACCAAACCCAAATTCGAGGTCACCCATATTTCGGTGAAGACCGTGCGCGGTGGCAAGAATTCGCCACCACCGCCACCGCAGTACGAGATTACGTTGACGGCCCACAACCGCAACAAGAAGTTGGGGCTGCAGTACGCCAACAATGCGGATATTTCTATGACGACGTTCGAAAATACTAAGGTTGCAAGGGGAACGTGGTTCCCAGCGCTGAAACAAGAGAAAGGTAATTCGACGGAAGTTAATATTAATCTGACGGGGACGAGTGAACGGTTGCATAGGGCATTGGAGAAATCGAAGAATGTTACTCTGGATTTGGATATGAAACTTTGGGTAAAGATGACAACCGTGAGAATGAAGACAGGGCCTCTCGAGTCTAAGATTGCATGCAAGATTATGGTTAGCAATCTTGGCAACGGTACCAAGATCTTGTCACAGGATTGTGGCACTCAGATCAAGATTGGTTAG